GATCACAAGAGTTCAGTTattgtaagctacgcagtttggtatctgatttaaggatacgtagaactgcggtgagttttccttgtgatctattatattacaatacacaggttgtataagtagcaactgagtataggtattgtattaactgggttataatgttacctatcactaatatagctcataactgaactgaggaacgaggttcagcagtagctctatttatagtattcagataatattgatcttaatagattatcattaagatcaatctccatatcgtatcatacatggtacgatatataattagaacatgtgacatatagtgatactcaacgtagtgtattatagcgtagtgtagtattgctgacaaaTATTTCACATTAACGATATATGCTATATTTCGTTAAGCTATGGTCACCACCATAAATTGCccgtttttcttttttacctCATAAGAAGTGTGAGTTGCAGTTTGATTGATGATACAATTTTTGCTAAGATGTCTCGTAAGTTTTAAACCTTTgagaatgaagaagaaattctaaaaattattatccCCCTCTCAGCAGGGAATAGCTGCGTTGAACTATCTCTTTTATACTTGcttattgatttttagtATTCTTTTAGCCTTTTTCACATTCTgatattcattaaaattaaaactatATCTATAATTTGTAATTACTAATGTTACTAGGTGGAAATCAGCGTGATGTTGACCGTGCTCGCAATTTAAAGAAGTCTCAAGCttctaaaaagaaacaagCCGGAGATCCTACCAAACGTCTTGAAGCGTAAGTGGAATGGAATCAggattttgtttaaaaaccAATTAGCTAATATTTTAAGTCAAGCTGAAATTATGCGTGCTAAACAACGTGCAGCTGATGAGCGCAAGGCAGCGGAAGCCAACGGTGGctcaaaaggaaaaaaataactatattcgaaattttgttaaaggGCAGTTTATTCCATCCTTTTAAGTGGTGTTTTTCCACAGTACATTGGCTCTTTATTctgttatttttcttcaattttacctctattttgataaaaacaataaaatctATATTTCTAAGTAAAGAGTAAATAAACTCGGTAGTCTTGCAATCTATAATAACATCCCATTAAGTTACTTAATCATTTACTCGTAATTTCTTAACTCTCGGTTATGCATATCATACGCCTTATGTCTCATCTTTGCCaatcaaattattttattactaaCTACCGCGCGCCttgtattaaaaattaaaaaaatcaaattcaaGATATACTAAATGCAAATATTCGATAGActaattataaaaaaggcaaaatcaataactttgaaaatagCCTAAGAGCAACTcatataaataatttaaagctcaaattaaagaaaaggaacATCAAACCTTCTCAACACTTTTCTAAGATCATATAGAAGTTAATCTCTTCTAAAGATATATGTTTAATCACACCCGattataaagaagaaaataaaacgGCCTGTATTAATAAACATTTCAGTAACCCACATCACCAGAGATAAGCCAGCTCATCTCGCCAAATAAGTATCGGTAACAttcaaatattaattttctatactttcgataaaaaaagtaacaAATTGTTCATGACGACACTTACATAGCAAGAGCAGCAACCAAAAGAGATCCCAAAACTAAAGCACCAGCAGTGAAGCCGTTAGAAGCGGCTGAGCTTTCATGggaggaagaggaagaggaagatGCAGAAGAATCAGAAGAGTATGAAGTGGTGGTAGCAGAACCAGTGGCAGATGTGGCAGATCCACTAGTAGCAGAGACAGTGGAAGACAAATCATAAGAACTAGTAGCAGAAATGGTAGCAACACTACCTTGGCAAGTGAAATCATCACCCTTAATAACACTGTCATCATTGGACCAAGGGCAAGTGAAATTGGTAGCCTTAGTCTCGACAGTGAGAGCACCCTTCACATCACTCAAATCAGGCATATCAATGCTTGAGAAGTTACCGAGAAGAACTAAACCACCACCAATTTCAGAGATGACGGGGAAACCATCAATAGAAGTCAAACCAGTATCGTTAATAACGAAACCACCACCAACAGTGGTAAGGTTAGGGAAGTTGAGGGAAGTAAGCTCAGGAGAGTACAAAACAGCAAAACTTTGTCCGATTTCGGTAAGGTAAGGAACCGAAATGTTATCCAGAGTAGTGTTAGAGAAATACAAGTTACCAGCAGCACTCTTCAAGTTACCAATAAAGACGTTGCTGATACCATCAAAAGTAGCAGTGGTAACGTTAGAAAGTTTACTGAAGTTTACGCTTACACCCTTAGAGTTAGCGGAAATCTGGATATTTTGAGCACTTTCGAGGCCCTCCATGGTGATCTCCTGAATATAACGATTGTTGGTTACTTGGAAAGTAGTGACGGAATCCAAACTGATACCGTCAATAGCTTGAAGTTGAGTGTCATCAATTACGACACTATCAGAATCGGAAAGACCAGCGTTAAATTGAAGCTCCTGTAAGTTTGGTAAAACAGCAAGATTTAGGCTTCCAACCGAAGTGAGCTCAGGGGTAGCAAGGTTGTTCATGCGGATCATGTTGTTAACGTTAAAAGCACCAGAAACGTTTTTCAAAGAAGGGAAGGAAAGAGAGGTCAAATATTGACCATCAGAAACCACAACATCACCTTGAACGGACTCAATTCCATTAACAGTAAGGGTGGTGATGCCAGAGTTACCAGCATCAGAAATGTACAAATCACCATTCAATACAGTACAGCTGTTAAGCTCGTCAAGAGTACCTTGGGCGGAGATATTGTAAGGGCCGCTGGAGCAGTTGGAAGCAGCTTGTACGCGAGCTGCGGCGAAAAGAAGAGTGAGAGCGAATGATTTGAACAACATATTGACTTTAGACTATATAATGTAGAAATATGATTGGAAAAATATAACGAAAGATAGTTTTTAGGATGCAAAAAGGGAATATGAAGgtaaatttgttaaatcaaaagagaaagaggACAAATATGTAAAATGCGTTTATAAGGGGAAACGTAGTAATAATCAAAAAGACAGAGATTGACCACAAAAGATATGCAGAATAGCGGGTATTTATAAAAGGTATATGCTATATATTACGGGTAATATATATGATATGTTTTATAAATGAATGCGTGGGTAATGaataaagaagtaaaaGAGTGTTTAAAACTCAAATGTAGTTCGCTGAGGATGAAGCGAGTTGCGGAAAAGACATCTATATATACCCGGAAAATGCAAAGAATTGTGACTTGTTAGATAAAAAGGGGGACAACGAGGTGCGCAATTTCGTTGCAATGTTTACTGTAAACAATGAGTAATTGTGTATTGCTGGTTGCTAGGCCACAACACCAACGAGGAGCTTGCGACCAAACTTTGAAGACCGTTTATTGGCTAAACTTGTACGTTTACGAGTAATTTGACTCTCGTTAAACACATTGGCATGACAACAAGGCGTTCGACTCTTTACAGATTGAGAATTGTAAACACtcaatgtaaacaatgcTGTATTTTCTGTCAAAACTTCATTTGTATTCCAGCTTTGGTTTTAAGGTTATTCATCGCATAAACATTTAAAGGGAGAGACACAAACCGCAGTGTTTGACCCTTAAAAAGTCACATTCACGGGCTTTTAAACGTGACATCACTTGTTTGTTTTAGTGAAAAATAACAGTCACCAGATCTCTGAAGAGGtaggatttttttatactagaaaaaagcagaaaatcataaatattatttggTATAGAAAATGCTTCTTCCAGCTATGCTAatcttgtttatttttcgcTCATATGCAACGGTATTTACGTTTCCGTAAATGGTTTCAGACATTTGTTTACTGACAATTACCGTTACCGCAGCAACGATCTGTCCATCTGCAGTGTAAACAGATTTATTTAGTCATGTAAACAAAGTATTTACCGTGCTGTAGAGAAGTAGAGGCGCAGTGGATATGCTTAGCAAGTTGAAGGAGAAAAGATTGCAAAGGTCATACCGGTATTCAACTGATTGACTAGACTGAACTGTACTGTACTTCAGAAGCATTTACCTGTTACTTTTTAACTTCTTGTAGTTTCGATGATTATTTTGGCCTTTGTGTATTTCATCTTTGTGTGACATCCAGTTATTACTTTAAAACTTAAGTAATTTATATTTCCCATTTTTGATGCACTGAGTGAGAAAAAAACTACTTGATTATTCAAATTTGTTCAatattttaagaaataGCAAACAACAGTctacaaaattattttggcAATACAGTTTAATCAGAAATAATGTTGAAAGGcataaatgatttttaagttgattttatgtttattttttttgtgaatAAGCTATATTATCTTCCACTGTCTAGGATGATTTGCTTcagaaaattatttaatcattGTTGAAGGTTGAACAATTCTAGACTACTGTGCATGATTTAGGAATAGAATATGAATGTggatattttaaatattgatCTAGAATAAATGCCCTAATTGGAGAATATGTATTGTATTTAGAAGCTAGTACTCCAAGGTAATAAAATGTATGCTGAAAcataaaatgtttttttgcTATACATGTGCACTGTAAGCTAGACTGTTGAATGTATATGAATATTAAGTCAGTAGAATGCTTGCATCATTTATTACACAAAGTTGAAATGATTAACTCCAGAGATTTCGGGTACTTGTTAAAAAGCATCTTAAGGTGATTAGTTCCGTCAtggtttttataaattccTTTACCTTCTATCTCGAAGTAATCTTATAGGAGCGATTACACATCAACtcatattaaaaatttaactttGATTACTGTAACTTGCctattttttacattcGTAGTGTAATCATAATTACCGTCCAAATATTCAAGTAAAAAGCGGCGTTGTAGTCTGATGGAGATGCCCGTTATACAAATTGAGTAAAGCACTCATTTAAGACTGTTTTGCTATTTGGaacctttttattttttttttattttttttatttgttctCTTGTGTGACGTGAGTTAGTAGTTAATCGCTGCgattataaaagaaattgatttttaataCACAAAGTAtatctttaatttatctGAGCCgcgcttttttttatttatttaaaatttcgtATCCTTGCATACAGgctatatttatttacttattcaattttattttgtttgctCTTTTGGCATTTGACGGggatatatattttagaGAATTGagtatttttacaaaaaaaaaaaagacaaaattAATGACAGAGCGATGTAAATAAGTAAAAGTACATTAGCATTTTTTCCTCAAATTCAAGATCCGTAGGCTATGATCTCTTCATGTTGCAAAATGTTTGTAGACAGGCTccaaacttttaaaaaactacTTATTCCAAAACATGCTTGCCTCAACGAAGTATCGCTACCGTTCTCTTTCGTTTTACTAACAAGTTCAATTTGtttcttgtttttgtaTTAGTCGATTTTTAATATGCACAGGCTTGCATAAAGATAGttaattataaatttcatttgtttgattttaagCTTAGCATTTCATTCAGCTCGACTTCAAGCTGACAATCCCCAATGCAAATATCCTTGCGTCTCGTTAGGCAGGTTACATTTCCAATAGTTTGAACGTAGCTTCCGCGTTATTATACTTTGCCAGTTTTAGTGCATTGTATAGCTACACAgtattttggttttaaaCTTAGCGAGATATCTCAAAACCCCTTGGCATGCTCTTAGCACGGTACTTAGCTGTAGatccttttaaaatttgctaACAGATGTAAACTTGAAAACCAGATTTTTCGGCTTAATATATTCCATCTATCATTTAAATCTCTTTGATGAtaactttcaaaaattgaaggaAATCCGATGTTGACGATGAAATCACTGTAGATACGAATGTTTACTCAACGAAATTACCATACAATTTGATGCCGATCATTTTAAAGACATTTTTAGCAAAATATAAGCAGTCAAACTAGtagaaatttttacaaaaaaaagccaTATACGAGGTTTGTTTAGTACAAATGACTATACGATCGCAATAATATAGTAATCAAATGAGCCACAGGAGGCAGCAGCTGTGTATAATCGGAAATTAAAATCCTAGTAAAGATACACCCGATCTATAGAAATGATATTCTTGtgttcattatttttcaagttttgtaaactattattaattttgcatACTAGCAAAGACCATTTACAACAAATAGTGCAACctacttttgaaaacttttgtAATCAGAAGACGAATATGCTGGactaaaataaacattaacTGCATCTTGTTCTACGATTGTTATATTGAGAtggtttatttattaattgtaTGGATAAAGCTTTTTTCAATCAGTCTTGAATTTCAGAGTCAATAcaagttaaaaataaatcaattttggaATTAACTTCCCTTGTATATTTCACTTCCAAGGTATTTATATTTGGATGAAatacaataataaaaaatagcTCTATTACTTCAGAAAAATTCGCTGAATGTGTTCAATTTGATATGCTAGAGAAGGTACAATATTATAGATAAATAGGGctatttactaattttggTTGAAACGTTTGTAGGAAACCGTCTTCAGTACTTCGATATTATATACAAAACTTATTCAATAGATGTCTAACGAGCACACATAATACAAATAATATCTAAGAAACTTGTATTGTCATCATGTAACATagaattaaaagtttacaCATTTAAACAAACTGAGTAATTTAATGTAGCTAAATAGATATAGTGCTAAACACTCATGAAACAGCAGATGAATAATCatccttcattttttgagtaCGCATTTTGCGATTGAAAGATCCATGAtccattatttattatattaaatactTGTGTTTTAGcaaaatttattacatTACTCCAAAAATTATCTTATGTTTGAGTATTGCTTAGCGAAGCTGCAATTTTCAACCCCCTTTATCACACCGCTTAAACATCTCATCTTAAAACGAAGTAGCGGCTTTGCTCTATTTTACTCATCACAATGGAAGATGAAATGCAAATAGACAAGAAGGAGGTGgaaattgaacaaaaaCCTCCTcgatttgaaattaaaaaggttcgtcattatttttatgatCATGTTCTTCATGTGTATCAAATTTGCCATAAAGCAAAGTAAACTGTGAAAATTAATACCCAAAGATATATTtgctattttaaaataagcATACACTTAAGTACTAGTTTACTctctttgctttttttatgagtTCTTCTGATTCATATTGCTTACCTTCAATTTAGTGGAATGCTGTAGCATTATGGCAATGGGACATTGTTGTAGATAACTGTGCTATCTGCAGAAATCATATTATGGACTTATGTATTGAGTGTCAAGCTAACACCGATTCTGCTGCTGCTCAAGAGTGCACAGTGGCATGGGGAACTTGTAATGTAAGTTTTAATTCGATTTCTTTCGTATTCTTAGCTCAGGACTGTTTTTAACAAATACAAAAGCATGCATTTCACTTTCACTGCATCTCAAGATGGTTAAACACTAGGAATGTTTGTCCTTTGGACAATCGTGAATGGGAGTTCCAACGTTATGGTAGGGTATATTAAGACGAGCCTACTTTACTAACTTTATCTCAGGTCATTAATAACATTTATTAAGTACTTACTTTTTTGTtggtaaaaatatttcaatggAGCAGAGCgttttattaatgaaatgacatgaatcaattaaaatttccTAAAATCATGACTACTTGTGGCTAGTTTAAGTTTCCATGTGACTTTGAATtgttatttatatttatttactccAATTACTCAGATAGTGGACGAAtatatcaatttattttattgcttgtcaaataaaatttcctACAGACAGTTTTTAACTACACATCATATAAATTAAGACATTATATCACTACTTTGTATACACTTGAAGAATTAGAACATTACTTAAATCATCAAAAGAAATGGCATACTTCTAAAGTGCTattgttaaaattgaataggCATACAGACATTATGCTGCATATCGCATGACAGAATGCGAATCATTGCTTTCGAGAAGAATGTCAGTGGTGAGATACAAAAGCTCAGTAGTGCACGGATTTTCTATACTTGCCAATCAATTCACAAATTCAGttaacttttaaataagaaCAAACAGCTTTATGAAAATTACCATCTGATGTTTAAAACCTTCAGTTTATCAGACTTGGTGTTTTCGTTAATAGTGGGTAGGCATAAAAAGATTCGTGGTACTTTGACTCTTTATTCGCCTAATACTAATGTTTCTGTCGCCTTCGTCACTTCCCACTATAGAGAGACCTACATTCATCTGACTTTTTAAGTGATACTAAAAAGTCGGATACTTTTTATATAAAGACTGTAAAAAGCATCCCTATGTGATTGAATGTGTATATATCCATCTCTTTAAAGGTTTGATAGGGTAGGGTCATTTCAGCATGAAAGACggttataaaattattggGTTTATCTCATCTGGAACTTATGGAAAGGTTTATAAAGCGGTTTCATCTAATTCGAATGATAAACGACTGTTTGCAATTAAAAAGTTCAAAGCTGAGTCAAAGCAAGTAAGCTCGAATGCTCAACAAACCGGCGTTTCTCAAAGTGCTATTCGTGAAATGATGCTGTGTAGAGAAATTCAGCATGAAAATATAGTTAGCTTGGTTCAAGTTTTACTCAAAGATGGCACAATTAGCATGGTTTTTGAATACGCCGAACACGATCTGTTGcaaat
This portion of the Schizosaccharomyces pombe strain 972h- genome assembly, chromosome: I genome encodes:
- the ecm33 gene encoding extracellular leucine-rich repeat domain, receptor L domain-like Ecm33, giving the protein MLFKSFALTLLFAAARVQAASNCSSGPYNISAQGTLDELNSCTVLNGDLYISDAGNSGITTLTVNGIESVQGDVVVSDGQYLTSLSFPSLKNVSGAFNVNNMIRMNNLATPELTSVGSLNLAVLPNLQELQFNAGLSDSDSVVIDDTQLQAIDGISLDSVTTFQVTNNRYIQEITMEGLESAQNIQISANSKGVSVNFSKLSNVTTATFDGISNVFIGNLKSAAGNLYFSNTTLDNISVPYLTEIGQSFAVLYSPELTSLNFPNLTTVGGGFVINDTGLTSIDGFPVISEIGGGLVLLGNFSSIDMPDLSDVKGALTVETKATNFTCPWSNDDSVIKGDDFTCQGSVATISATSSYDLSSTVSATSGSATSATGSATTTSYSSDSSASSSSSSSHESSAASNGFTAGALVLGSLLVAALAM
- the rbx1 gene encoding SCF complex, Cul4-RING and CLRC ubiquitin ligase ligase E3 subunit Rbx1; translation: MEDEMQIDKKEVEIEQKPPRFEIKKWNAVALWQWDIVVDNCAICRNHIMDLCIECQANTDSAAAQECTVAWGTCNHAFHFHCISRWLNTRNVCPLDNREWEFQRYGH